A section of the Dehalobacter sp. DCM genome encodes:
- a CDS encoding [Fe-Fe] hydrogenase large subunit C-terminal domain-containing protein: MEGSQTSLIVTNEFKCEGCNKCIRHCPVNANTAYTNTENKVKVRVNSDWCIHCGKCLEVCDHEARTYMDDTDRFFSDLKNGINITVIAAPAVQTNFNNYKKLFAYLKSLGIQLIYDVSFGADITTWAYLKAINEQKIETLIAQPCPAIVSYIEKYQPEIIDKLSPVHSPMICSAIYLRKYLRNNDAIAFLSPCLAKKDEMESTGQIISYNVTYKKLVEYLLENNVNLDDFAEKDFDANPCSLGFLFSRPGGLKENIEAIVPDAWVKQVEGTDIVYDYLTHYKNRVAESKPVPLVVDALNCTHGCNIGSASCISSKLIDDIDHKFNHMKKKKLQQATQGRIIKKVKWIGEEFDKVLRYQDFLREYDKSKAVNPLKYPSEDELEHIFIALLKPEASSRKINCTACGCHTCTQMAVEIYNGLNILENCMDFTRNEVLKETVKNTEINAMLKEIEQLSNDRLRMSNKLKENVVLIKDSLTELAKANEESAASLMAITGQAAVTVQTAIELKDNVQQMKEKLNSFVNASNQIVDIASQTNLLSLNAAIEAARAGEHGRGFAVVAQEVQKLADQSGNVVQSTINDENVMLTLIKTISEVSIELERKMNDVSRAIEDSLKSSEQITATGQNILATVESLFDAN, encoded by the coding sequence TTGGAAGGTAGTCAGACAAGTCTCATCGTGACAAATGAATTCAAATGTGAAGGTTGTAACAAGTGTATCCGTCACTGCCCAGTTAATGCTAATACCGCCTATACAAACACCGAGAACAAAGTGAAAGTCAGGGTAAACAGTGATTGGTGCATCCATTGCGGTAAATGCCTTGAAGTGTGTGATCATGAAGCAAGAACCTATATGGATGATACCGACCGGTTTTTTAGTGATTTAAAAAATGGAATCAACATCACGGTAATCGCAGCACCTGCCGTCCAGACAAACTTTAACAACTATAAAAAACTATTTGCTTACCTGAAATCACTGGGCATCCAATTGATCTACGATGTTTCATTCGGCGCAGATATTACAACGTGGGCTTATTTAAAAGCCATCAATGAGCAAAAGATTGAGACCCTCATTGCCCAACCCTGCCCCGCTATTGTCAGTTATATCGAAAAATACCAGCCCGAAATCATTGATAAGCTGTCCCCTGTCCACAGCCCGATGATATGTTCTGCTATCTATCTAAGAAAGTATTTACGGAATAACGATGCCATAGCTTTTTTGTCACCTTGCCTTGCCAAAAAGGATGAAATGGAAAGCACCGGCCAGATCATTTCATATAATGTGACCTATAAAAAGCTTGTGGAATACTTGTTGGAGAACAATGTTAACCTTGATGACTTTGCCGAAAAGGATTTTGATGCCAATCCATGTTCTTTAGGTTTCCTGTTCAGCCGTCCCGGTGGTTTAAAAGAAAATATTGAAGCAATCGTACCGGATGCTTGGGTGAAGCAAGTTGAAGGTACAGACATTGTCTATGACTACTTAACGCATTATAAAAACAGAGTAGCGGAAAGCAAGCCGGTCCCGCTGGTGGTAGACGCCCTGAATTGTACCCACGGCTGCAATATTGGCTCTGCGTCCTGTATTAGTTCCAAACTTATCGATGATATCGACCACAAATTTAATCATATGAAGAAAAAGAAACTCCAGCAAGCTACTCAAGGACGTATTATTAAGAAGGTAAAATGGATCGGTGAAGAGTTTGATAAAGTACTTAGATACCAGGATTTTTTAAGAGAGTACGATAAGAGTAAGGCTGTAAACCCTTTAAAATATCCTTCGGAAGACGAACTTGAGCACATTTTCATCGCCTTGTTAAAACCAGAAGCCAGTTCCCGTAAGATCAACTGCACCGCATGCGGCTGTCATACTTGTACGCAAATGGCTGTAGAGATATACAACGGACTGAATATTCTAGAAAATTGTATGGATTTTACACGCAATGAAGTCTTAAAAGAAACGGTAAAAAATACCGAAATCAATGCGATGTTGAAAGAAATTGAACAATTAAGCAATGACCGCCTACGCATGTCGAATAAGCTAAAAGAAAATGTCGTCCTTATAAAAGATTCTCTCACTGAACTGGCCAAAGCCAATGAAGAAAGCGCGGCATCCTTAATGGCGATTACAGGCCAAGCGGCAGTGACAGTTCAAACGGCGATCGAGCTTAAAGACAATGTGCAGCAAATGAAAGAAAAGCTAAATAGTTTTGTGAACGCATCGAATCAAATTGTCGATATTGCCAGTCAAACCAACTTACTTTCCTTAAATGCAGCGATCGAAGCTGCCCGCGCCGGTGAACACGGGAGAGGTTTTGCCGTGGTTGCCCAAGAGGTACAGAAACTTGCTGATCAGTCCGGAAATGTTGTTCAATCAACCATCAATGACGAAAATGTCATGCTGACATTGATCAAGACTATTTCCGAAGTCTCTATTGAACTTGAGAGAAAGATGAATGATGTTAGCAGGGCGATCGAGGATTCCTTAAAATCCAGTGAACAGATTACTGCTACTGGTCAAAATATATTAGCGACGGTAGAAAGCTTATTTGACGCTAATTAG
- a CDS encoding IS3 family transposase: MYQAIKEENQEHNYPISTLCKFGKVSRAAYYKWLHREIPESEAENLRIADEIERIHEESPDKGYRRIKDDLERYHNIKANDKRVLRICRKLDIKSTIKYSNNGCTRQAANPQYIAENILNREFTSGAPNEKWLTDVTEFKYYVGIIKHKLYLSAILDLYDRRIVSYIIRDSNNNALVFDTFDAAIEANPDAHPIFHSDRGFQYTNRAFHAKLEAAGMTQSMSRIAKCIDNGPMEGFWGIIKRERYYGKRFTSRDSVVEMIEEYIDYYNNKRLQRNLGVLTPLEKHESYLQAA, from the coding sequence ATATATCAGGCTATAAAAGAAGAAAACCAAGAACATAATTATCCGATCAGCACCCTATGTAAGTTTGGAAAGGTATCACGAGCAGCATATTATAAGTGGCTGCATAGAGAAATACCTGAAAGCGAAGCAGAAAATCTTCGTATCGCTGATGAGATTGAAAGAATTCATGAGGAAAGCCCAGATAAAGGGTATAGAAGAATCAAGGATGATCTTGAGCGGTATCATAATATAAAAGCGAATGACAAGCGAGTTTTACGCATTTGTCGTAAGTTAGATATAAAATCCACCATTAAGTATTCAAACAATGGGTGTACACGACAGGCAGCCAATCCACAGTATATAGCAGAAAACATACTAAATAGAGAATTCACCTCTGGAGCTCCAAATGAAAAATGGCTTACAGATGTAACAGAATTCAAGTATTACGTTGGAATAATAAAGCACAAACTATATCTTAGTGCAATATTAGATTTATACGATAGACGAATAGTTTCATATATTATACGTGATTCTAATAATAACGCGCTGGTATTCGATACATTTGATGCTGCCATTGAAGCTAATCCGGACGCACATCCAATCTTTCATAGTGACAGGGGATTCCAATATACGAACAGAGCATTTCATGCGAAGCTTGAAGCAGCTGGAATGACCCAAAGTATGTCAAGAATAGCCAAATGTATTGATAATGGCCCAATGGAAGGCTTTTGGGGGATTATTAAACGAGAACGCTATTACGGAAAAAGATTTACCAGCAGAGACTCTGTAGTAGAAATGATTGAGGAATATATCGATTACTATAACAACAAACGATTACAGAGGAATCTTGGTGTATTAACACCTTTGGAGAAACACGAAAGTTATTTACAAGCAGCATAA
- a CDS encoding Sapep family Mn(2+)-dependent dipeptidase, with product MTDYKSAIEANKDTMLQSLQKLIQIPSVTGRQKDVLYALNTFLEWGREMGFDVKNYDDLGGIIEFGEGNKKTIGIIVHLDVVPEGTGWNYPPFEGKIQDGKIYGRGAIDDKGPAISALYALKAVKDAGITPKNKVQLIIGLDEESIWNTTPKLLKKIKEPDFSFVPDSVFPIVCAEKGLIWLELKRSVAPDSIFGNKHNPSIDVTDKMDVSHDSKNNASICIKHLHGGGDSLNIVPDLCEAVLEISGSDGSPDIQEQLSAYVKETNYDIELSHNKSEIKLISHGKAAHAFNCQEGQNAISQLILFLSQLNIDEQQKQLIELYAEKLGRDCTGQNLGLHFEDRLTGKMTVCPGFIAMDNASFTLKIDIRFPASESLDAIRPKVESAFEDFDADLTILDSLESLHFPEDDPHIQALLNVYQDFSGDREARPIGMGGTTFAKAFQRAVAFGPSFPGMAKIEHQPDEYIAIDHLLKCTDIYAQAIEVLAAL from the coding sequence ATGACAGATTACAAATCAGCCATTGAAGCCAATAAAGACACGATGCTTCAGTCTCTGCAGAAATTGATCCAAATTCCGAGTGTTACCGGCCGCCAAAAAGACGTCCTCTATGCGTTGAACACGTTTCTGGAATGGGGTCGGGAAATGGGTTTTGACGTAAAAAATTACGATGATCTGGGCGGAATCATCGAATTTGGCGAGGGTAATAAAAAAACCATCGGCATTATTGTCCATTTGGATGTCGTCCCCGAAGGAACGGGCTGGAACTATCCGCCGTTTGAAGGTAAGATTCAGGATGGCAAGATTTACGGGAGAGGCGCCATCGATGATAAAGGCCCGGCAATCTCGGCTTTATACGCATTAAAAGCTGTAAAAGACGCCGGAATAACACCTAAAAACAAAGTACAGCTGATTATCGGTTTAGATGAAGAAAGCATCTGGAATACTACGCCTAAATTATTAAAAAAAATAAAAGAGCCGGATTTCTCCTTTGTCCCCGATTCTGTATTCCCTATTGTCTGCGCTGAAAAAGGGCTAATCTGGCTGGAATTAAAAAGAAGCGTTGCACCGGATTCAATATTCGGAAATAAGCATAATCCTTCGATTGATGTAACGGATAAAATGGATGTATCCCACGATAGCAAAAACAATGCTTCTATATGTATAAAACACCTCCACGGAGGCGGCGATTCGTTGAATATCGTGCCGGATCTCTGTGAGGCAGTTCTCGAAATCTCCGGCAGTGATGGTTCTCCTGACATTCAGGAACAACTTTCGGCTTATGTAAAAGAAACCAACTATGACATCGAATTAAGCCATAATAAATCAGAGATCAAACTGATATCCCATGGCAAGGCTGCCCATGCCTTCAATTGCCAGGAAGGCCAAAACGCGATTTCACAATTGATTCTTTTTCTTTCTCAGCTTAATATTGATGAGCAACAAAAACAGCTAATCGAACTCTATGCAGAAAAATTAGGCCGCGATTGTACCGGCCAAAACCTCGGATTGCACTTCGAAGATAGATTAACCGGGAAAATGACTGTATGCCCAGGCTTTATCGCGATGGATAACGCATCTTTTACCCTGAAAATCGATATCCGTTTTCCCGCATCGGAGTCGTTGGATGCGATCCGGCCTAAAGTAGAATCCGCATTTGAGGATTTTGATGCCGATCTGACCATTCTCGACTCCCTTGAATCCCTGCATTTTCCCGAAGATGATCCGCATATCCAGGCCCTGCTTAATGTATATCAAGACTTTAGCGGAGACAGAGAAGCCCGCCCCATAGGGATGGGCGGGACTACCTTTGCCAAAGCGTTTCAGCGTGCTGTCGCTTTCGGACCTTCTTTTCCGGGGATGGCTAAAATCGAACATCAACCGGATGAATATATTGCAATTGATCATCTCCTGAAATGCACCGACATCTATGCTCAGGCCATCGAAGTCCTGGCTGCCTTATGA
- a CDS encoding helix-turn-helix domain-containing protein, translated as MSKRKISSNEKLTAVLRYLDGKTSQNQIARDLNVSLASVQQWIFNYESMGADVFLMKGTKKYTKVLKIQAVEDYLAGLGSQTDICKKYGIRSKGKLQRWIKQYNGHEELRSSGTGGSTIMTKGRKTTFDERVEIVRYCIAHDHNYAETSEKHQVSYQQVRNYTVKYEVYGVEALRDNRGKRKSQDKMSELEKLRAENKILRAEKEQAEMEASFLKKLEGIERRRD; from the coding sequence ATGTCAAAGAGAAAGATATCTAGCAACGAGAAGTTAACTGCTGTATTACGGTATCTAGATGGAAAAACTAGCCAAAATCAGATTGCCCGTGATCTTAATGTAAGTTTAGCATCTGTTCAACAATGGATTTTTAATTATGAGTCCATGGGAGCCGATGTTTTCTTAATGAAAGGAACTAAAAAATACACAAAAGTACTTAAGATACAAGCTGTTGAAGATTATTTAGCTGGTTTGGGCTCTCAAACTGATATTTGTAAAAAGTATGGAATTCGATCAAAAGGTAAGTTACAACGCTGGATAAAACAGTATAATGGTCATGAAGAACTAAGGTCTTCTGGAACAGGAGGAAGTACCATCATGACCAAAGGAAGAAAAACCACTTTCGATGAACGCGTTGAAATCGTGCGGTATTGCATTGCACATGATCATAATTACGCAGAAACATCTGAAAAACATCAAGTATCCTATCAGCAGGTGCGTAACTATACTGTTAAATATGAAGTCTATGGGGTTGAAGCATTAAGAGACAATCGGGGGAAGCGAAAGTCTCAGGATAAGATGAGTGAATTAGAAAAGCTGAGAGCTGAAAATAAGATTTTAAGAGCAGAAAAAGAACAGGCCGAAATGGAGGCATCTTTCTTAAAAAAACTCGAGGGGATAGAGAGGAGGCGGGACTAA